The genomic window cctccagctcacagagactcaaggatctgcctctgcttcccaagaaaGGTTATGGTCTTTGATTAAAGATGCCAAAGTGGGAATCAAGTGGAATGCTCTAAGCTGTTTACGCATAGCTTGAAGGATAAGTATTCTTAAGTGTTTGAGTActgttttttctaaatatttttatttatttatttttttaaagcaaaaccaGTGGTTGTTAATACCACCCCTGTACGGATGTCCGTTCCATTTGTCCAAGCACAGGCTGTTAAGCAAGTGAGTATTGTGGGGCGTCTCTGTTTTTCCCCAAAGGGCAATTCACTTTTTAGTTATAAGAACCTGGGTGTGTCGACATaagggaagcagacaggcaggtctctgagtcggacctggccagcctgctctacagagccagtgtcaggacagccaagactacatagagaaaagCTAGAAAGAAATTTATGTGTAAGAGATTTATACTGGATTAAACTCCCATAAAATTaatggtttttattatttagtcacaactttccttttttttttttttaaaggttgttcCAAAACCAATCAATTCAACTTCACAGATTGTAACTACTAGCCAGCCCCAGCAGCGGCTCATCATGCCCGCCACAGCCCTGCCTCAGATCCAGCCCAACCTCACTAACCTGCCGCCAGGTACTGTGCTGGCGCCAGCTCCAGGAGCGGGCAACGTGGGTTACGCAGTGCTTCCGGCTCAGTATGTTACTCAGGTACGGGATAAAGAGACAAGCTCTGCAAATGCTGTTTGCCCTTAGAAAGGCTCTCCTGTGTCCAAGTACAGTATAGACATCTGCTCTGTGTTAAAATGGCTCTTTCTAAAATGTTACATTAAGTGGACTTCTGaatttagagatttgcagcagaAGTAAGATTTAAAAGTTAGGTAATATGGAATAGTTTGGTGATAGGGCAAGACTATAGATAAGCATTTTACAAAGTTGATATTGAAAATGAGAATCCCTGTGGATTTAGGAACGTGTGCCCACACTGACGCTCATCTGCATACACAGATGTCATGCTGCTGGCTGGTGCTTGAAAACAGGCCGCAAGGTGCATTCTTAGGGACTGTCTGAGGCAGGATGTGACTTTAGCATGggtggcctgggactcactatgcCCTGCCTATGGAGTGCTGGAAGATAAGCACGAACCACGGTGTGCAGCCAAGTGTCATAATGTTACCTGTGCTTGCACATTGCACAGCAGTGCAGAGGAGAAGCTCGTACGCTCGTCCTTAGTGTTTGTGATGTGATAGGTGGTGCAGTGCCCGCTCACAGGGGCACAGTGCATTTCCCACGAGGTAGCACTCAGGACGTTCACCTAGACTCTCCTGTAACCCTGACAGTGTCCGTTCTGAGGCCGTCTTTTTGTATCTgtaccagtcagtgctcttagacATTCATGCTGCTTCAGTGTTGGCTGCGGTCTTTAAAGCACACCCTCAGGTTCATATGAAGTCCCCATTGCCTTTATCTTTGGGCAGCCTTGCTTCTTGTACACTGTTTTGTCTGAGAGTGCTACCAAGTTTTGCAAATATTATCTGAACTTATTTCTTTGCTAATAGTTACAGCAGTCTTCGTATGTGTCTATAGCAAGCAACTCTAATTTTACTGGAACATCTGGCATCCAGACTCAGGCAAGGCTTCCATTCAATGGGTGAGTATTTTAAAACTATGTAAATTGAATTAATAAGTCAGTTTAAGTGCAGCATTAAATAGATTTATTCCAAATATGTTCCGTTTGCCTTTCCCTTTAAAGCTGTGTATTTGTCTAAAGTACTCTATTTTGAAATAGTGAAATGGACAAGTTTAGAGACCATCAGCGAAGGATTCCCTCATGTCCTTTGCTAATTTTGCCATGTTTTCCCACTCACTGTGACCGTCTGTAAAACGATGTTTAGTGCTGTTTTTCACGTGTTGGGCGTTGACTCTCTCAATGTTTGGCAGTCTTCGCTGCCTTTGCCCTGCCGGCCTGTGACCTGTGCCAGTTAACCAGCCCATTCCGCCCCAGCACCCGTTCCTCTCGcacccctctttcctcctcccttcacaATGAAACTCTAGGAGCTTTTAAAGCTGTTCAACTTCAGTTCTCTCAGAGAGAAGAGTATGTGTGATGTATTCTTAAgcaattgtaattttttttaaatgtaaagggAACATCCTAATAAAGTTTTGCCAGAAATGGAAGCATCTATTAATGTTTTACTTTAGGAAGAATTTATAGATTGGAGgttgtttttctagttttaagTAACTaactgatttttttgtgtgtatgtgtgtatatgtgtgtctggaCAGCATAATTCCATCAGAGTCTGCCAGTCGGCCCAGAAAACCCTGTAACTGTACAAAATCACTGTGTTTGAAATTGTGAGTAGTTCTATTACTGTTTGCTCATTTGATACAACTACACATGTTCTTACAATGAAATGAAACAGTTGGGCATGGAAGTACAAGCCGCATAGTTCTCACACTTGAGAATGGAGTCAGGAGGGTCCTCTGCTGCACGGCGAGCTTGCTGGCCTGAGCCACGTGGAGCCCTGGACGTAGATAGATGTAGAGCTACTACAAATGTCTAACAGATAGATTGAATTAAGTCTAaacaatttaaatacatttaaatggtTGAACATATGTTGTAGCATGAAAACTATCCTTTTATTggttcagaagaaaaaaaaatctgggcatgGTTGCCTAGTGCCTAAGGTCCCAACTCTGAGaagactggggcaggaggattgacaGGAGTTCCAGGTCGTCCTGTACAGTCTGTGatgtgagtccaggacagcctatGACAGGTTAAGACTCTGTCTGGAAAactacaacaaacaaaaatagaaggaaataatTTTAGAGTCCTCCATACACCAGCAGGGCCTGGGGACCCAGCACCATGGCGCCTAGGTTAGGTCTCAGTATTACGTTTGATCTTGTTTATGACTTACAGGTGGTTCTCCCAGTCAGGGAATACTTGTAGTTTATGAGTCATTAGATGAGGGTCAAGAGAGTTGGCTGGGTGGTTaaaagcaagcacttgttggtttTGCAGAGGACAAGGGTTCCTAATACCCAAGTGGTTGCTCAAAACCATCTGACCTCAATCTTAGGGCATCCGATGTCTTCTTCTGAGCTCTAGGGGCACCGggcatgcaagtggtacacatacacacatgcaggcaaaacactcatgcacagaaAATAAGTACATTAAAATAAGTCCACTGCATGAATGATTTTCTTAGGAAAGTACATAGTAAATACTGGTCTTGTTGGAGATTTGGGGTCTTAAGCAGCGCTGTCCCAGTTGCTGTGGGTCCCTTGTAAGAATGAGGCCCAGTTCCTTTTCCTTGGGATTTTGAAATAACTCACTGAAGGGCATCTGTTAGTTGGAAAGATTTTTAGTTTTTAGGATGAAATTCCAGGGGTTGGTGGCTCCCATATATGACTGATAATCTGTTTTTGGTGTTGCTAACTCTTTTATCTGAGTATCTCTGAGTATATTCTAATGTACCGCATTTGTAACCAGCTAactactaattttattttaaaatgatgttttaattttattctgattttatcTTCAGATACTGTGATTGCTTTGCAAATGGTGAATTCTGCAACAACTGTAACTGTACCAATTGTTACAACAACTTGGAGCACGAGAATGAGAGACAGAAGGCAATCAAGGTGATTCTTGCGAGTGGCTGACAAGCAGTCCTCTTACCCATTGTCAGAGAAGCAGTTGCTTCATAGAGAAAAGCACTGGCTCTTTACCTTTGCAGTATTTAAGTCCAATCTATAATTTAACCTCAGTTGGTGTTTGGTCTGTTCCAACAGGCATGCCTTGATAGAAATCCAGAAGCCTTCAAGCCAAagataggaaaaggaaaagagggggagTCGGATCGGCGGCACAGCAAAGGGTGTAACTGCAAACGGTCAGGGTGTCTTAAAAACTACTGTGAGTGCTATGAGGTAAGTACTTGTTGGGGAAGATAACCTAGCTGTCTTTTGAAGTGATTGGAAATTGACGAATCAGTGTGCTGTCTCATGTGAGGATGagcagtgagtgcagtgcagaGGCCTTTGAAGAAGGCCTGGGACTGTGTAAGCAGGGCTTGAGAAGAGGGCTTGTCACTCAGATGGACTCGGTTTCATTAGCTGAGAAATAGGATTATAACTCAATGGCCTTTACCTGAAAACATGCCCATCATAGCACCAGTGTGCTAGTTTTTCACTTAATATATTAACATAGCCGCATAGGAACTGCCCTAGGGGTTCCCAGACACAGCGCAGTACCACCCACCTAGCCCCTGGCTGCCTCCCTTGAGCACTGCTCTGCAGAAGGAAGCACAGGGGACCCTGCAGAGGAGTCCCTGCTCTCTGTGAGCTCAGAGTCCCTGCTCCCTGCTTCTGTTCCTGTAGCCAGCTGGCTTCACGCCTGGGCTGCCTGACTTCCCTGGAGGATGTATTGCTGCTCCGTCTTGAAAGGTTATGTGTAAAATTATTTGGTTCTTACTTCAGACAAGGTCTCAaactatcatttttttattttcaaagcttAAATGTAACAGTCTGTCTGTGCCTGATAGTAAACTTTTGGGTTGAGTCAGTCATTCCTATAGTTCTTCTATATTTGCATTCTTTCAAACCTCATTCTCAGAGGGAAACTCTTCCCATACCCAATTTTGACAGAAAGCCTCTTagttaggtttccattgctgtgaaggcacaccataaccaaggcagctcttataaaggacaacatttaaattggt from Apodemus sylvaticus chromosome 11, mApoSyl1.1, whole genome shotgun sequence includes these protein-coding regions:
- the Lin54 gene encoding protein lin-54 homolog isoform X3; the protein is MSTPQFKTIIPLATAPNVQQIQVPGSKFHYVRLVTATTASSSAQPAGQSPSVSTQPLQQAKPVVVNTTPVRMSVPFVQAQAVKQVVPKPINSTSQIVTTSQPQQRLIMPATALPQIQPNLTNLPPGTVLAPAPGAGNVGYAVLPAQYVTQLQQSSYVSIASNSNFTGTSGIQTQARLPFNGIIPSESASRPRKPCNCTKSLCLKLYCDCFANGEFCNNCNCTNCYNNLEHENERQKAIKACLDRNPEAFKPKIGKGKEGESDRRHSKGCNCKRSGCLKNYCECYEAKIMCSSICKCIGCKNFEESPERKTLMHLADAAEVRVQQQTAAKTKLSSQISDLLTRPMPALNSAGGKLPFTFVTKEVAEATCNCLLAQAEQADKKGKSKAAAERMILEEFGRCLMSVISSAGKAKSDPCAMHC